One Argentina anserina chromosome 6, drPotAnse1.1, whole genome shotgun sequence genomic window, TGAGTagctgggtctcatgagtacccatgttttacatgattttagataaccagatgggttgcctagtgcctgtcggtgtactgcatgatcGAGGGGTAACAAGTAGGTTgcctgagtctcatgagtaactatgttttaaaatgattttgggtaacagatgggttgcccagtgtcacatgagtacgtttgtctttaaatgttatttgccatatttcatttatatgcgatgtatgtttactgttggtttactcatacgaggtatgggctgaaaagcttaccagatttgtgtttacaatcccgaaGCACCAatttgatggtgtaggggatagttctgtagGGGGGATTAGCAGATACAGAGgacttactctgaagatttttttcttctgtttgtggtgaggattgagtgaattttacatttccattggttataatactgaaGTGTAAACTAGTTATGTAtcattcaagtcgactgagtcatgatgtggactcagtttcgatacactgttatgataagatgatttcaatatattgaagattattttagagttttcgtggcttcgaatttgaatttttatcattcgaatttcggggttgtgacagtCTAGGAAGGTATGGTGTCACTCCGACAAGAAAAAACGGTGTTGCCGGCATCCAGATCATGGAGAAATGATGAAATTCTAGACGGAAAACCGTTCGGACGTCTGCAACTGAGAAGTACTGATATACGAaacttcaagtttcaattaaaaaagggagaaattaaaaaatggaaataatAACAAAAGGGAAGTCCATCATTTGAAAAACAGTTGAAAGAGGCGGGTAATCTAAGCTGCTAAAAGGTTGGGGGTTTGGGAGGCTCTCATTGTGTCCTAATCTTTCGGTCTCAGACTGTTAAAATAAGCTGTCTTTTAATTCTACATTTTTTGTAGTGCTTAGTCTTCCTTTCTAGCATCCTTTCTAGCATCTAATTTTGGCCAACTCAAAATTTTCTGTCACAAACCAACGCAAGACGCACACATTaataaaaaacaacaacatttctccaaaacagaaatcaatgaaacaaaatataaagTGTCCGATTCTTCTTCTGTTTCGTGGCTTGATAACAGATTCTTCAATCAAAACCACATTGTTGTTATTCTTCTCAATTTCTGGGTCTTGCTGATCGATCTGTTTATTTTGAGCCGGAAAGGATGTTCCACAACCTTCTTGTGTTGTGGGGTGTTCTGTTTGGGTTCTTCACTGTCTGCGTTTATTCGAAGACCAATACTCAAGATGGTACGTTTGCATGTTCTAGTATTTCTGGTTTCTTACATTTTTAAATGCACGTTGCTTTTTCTCCTGTACAATCAGTTGATCTTCtcttttgaagtatatgttaaTTTGTGTAATGAAATATATAAGATTACCAATATCCCACGCAATGAGAATTTCCGTTCTGAATTGAATCCATAAATTCTATTAAAGCCACATGGTAAATCCTGCCTTTGTAGTGGTCGATTTCAAACTGTAAACACAATGTCATCGGCAAAAGCAGGGTCAATTGAaatggtttgaactttgaagctTGTTATTTGTCTATATAAGTACTGTATCATCTATATTATTGaggatttgaatttttttattcttctccTGCATGAAAAAATTTAGGTAGCTAGATATGTATTCTCCACATCGATATGctaatgtgttttttttttctatcttGCAGTTACTGCCCTTAATGTGATGTATAACAGCTTAACCTCTAAGTCGAAGCTAAGTGATTGGAAATCAAGTGGAGGTGACCCTTGTGGTGATTCTTGGAAAGGGATCACATGCAAAGGTTCAGCTGTAACTGAAATGTAATTTTCCAATCCTGCATTATTCTAGTTAATACCACAACTATTCAAATCTCTGATGAAATCTACATATATGTTTAACTTTGCTTTAAGCTATTGCAGAAACTTGTCTGGCCTAGATCTCAGTGGAACAATGGGGTACCAGCTTGCAAGCTTATCATCTGTCACCTCCTTGTAAGGCCCAGTTCATTGGAGTAGGCACATATTGTTCATTTTGTTTACTTCTCAAATTACACAACCTGAATGATGTGCATTTGTTCGTCATAGTACAGTGACTTAAGCAAAAACAAATTCAGCGGTGATATACCATATCAATTGCCTCCTAACGCAAAATATATGTAAGTTCTTGTGCAAGTCATTCTGTCAAATGCAACATATATGCTATATCACAAGAGTTTCATTTGATTCATGCCATTGTCAATACTAATATACCATGACCTGGATGTGCAGAGATCTTTCCAACAATGGCTTCACAAATACCGTACCATATTCAATATCTCAGATGTCTGATCTTGAATCTCTGTAAGTAGAACTTGATTCTGTGTTACCATAATCCTCTAAGAATTCACTCCAATGTCTaatattgtatttttttttctggtaaTGCAGAAATCTTGGTAATAACAAGCTCAATGGACAGTTGACAGATATGTTTAATAAACTTACTAAACTTAAAAAGCTGTAAGTTCTGCTGACTTAGTTTTGTGCTTATATAATACATTAAAAATGTACTAGCCTATGCCTATTGACTAACTCATCATATCATTGAATGATGTATAGGGATCTATCACACAATTCACTGACTGGCAACTTGcctcagagttttgcaaagctCTCAAGCCTCAGGACATTGTAAGAAGACTGCAACTAgatatttaaatgtaaatctATATATTCAAGGTGCCCGTTGCTAAGTCTATGTTTCCATGCAGGTATCTGCAGAACAATCAATTTACTGGGACTATAAATGTCCTCCTGTACACTCCAGTTGATGATTTGTAAGTATATTTGGTGATAGGCCATTTGGCGATTTAACATTCCAATCTATGTTATCTTTTTTGTGAAACCATTTTTCATAAACTTAAATTTGTAAAGCTCTACAAGCTCTCTTCTCGTTAACATGTTATAACAATGTATACAATGCATTATGCTTGAAGGAATGTTGAAAACAACAAATTCACTGGCTGggttcctaatgatttgaagAGCATAAAAATAAAGTGAGTATCCTTTTCATAACTCAATCTGAGCAAGGATGCGGTGGTTACAATTTTTTCCTAACTTTCTGGCCATGCATGTTAAGGTATGGAGGAAATAATTGGTCATCTGGGCCATCTCCACCTTCTCCTCCTGGTGTATACCATAATAGGGGAAaaggcagcagcagcagtgATGAAGGTGGTGGGAAGTCTTCAGTAACCATGGGATTGACAATAGCTGGGATCGCTTTCGCTGTATTGTTTCTGCTCGGAATTatgattttcttcttttcaagaAAGAAGAGTTCTAATAATTCCCATCTCCTTGAGGATGAAATGCTTGACAAGCGCAAGTCTTTCTCTATGTTTTCATCTAGGGACTTGACCAAAGACATGCATTCTGACTATGACGGTAATTCAATTTCTTTAAGCTTACTTTTTATCAAAAAATATAGCAAACTTGATTTGGAATGTCTGTCTTTGACGTTGCTGAATTATTATTGTGGTTTTGTTTTATTGAcctacttatatatatatatatatatatatatatatatatatatatatatatatatatatatatatataaaagttCTAGTCGTCTAATTACAATTTGGGACTGCCCTGGTGTAACAAAGATAATATCCTTCCTTGTGACAGGCTTGAAGTCTGCGGATTCTACAGCCATTATTGACATAAATCCTGTTCAAAAATCTCCATCAAGTGGCTTCAAGTCCATTTCTGGCCGCTTGCAATCCTTTGCCAGAAGAAGCACCTCTGTGAAAGCTGTATCTTACGCTTTAGCAGACTTGCAGATTGCGACAGGTAATTTTGCACCATCTCGCCTTCTTGGGCAGGGCACACTTGGACGTGTTTACAGGGCtaaatttgagagtgggaAGGTATACATCTTTTTTTAACTACATGCCACGATAATTTCAACTTTCCTGAGACACTTAATCTTGTATATTGGTTAATGACTTCATGTATGTTAGCTTTACTACAGTAATTGCTGTTATTACTAATTAGGATCTGTGTGTACTTCATATTCAGAATTTTCTTAGGTATCTCGAGTTATGTGATATCCATTTATATCGATATTATAACACATTTATTGTCATTGTGGTAATCGGGTGATGTTTTGGATAAATATAGTTCTATTAGTTGTAATTACTTCACCAATAACATTTTACAAGATTATGAACAAATAGTTGTCAATGTggtaattttatttaattatttgtaaatataaaaaatacatGTTGTAACTTTGTTCTCAATGTTATAAATTTAGTTCAATAAATTGTAATTTTAGTTAAAAAAGTTGTAattaagaatatgacataccTCAAGTTATTATATACGACCCCTTCATATTTGATTATGGATAAGTACTAATGCTTATGACAGTACTATCTTGTTAAAGATGTATGGAGTTATACTGATAATTCAATGTCATATACATAATGTCAGATTTTGGCTGTTAAAAAGATTGACTCCTCACTATTCCAAGGCGCGCCACCACAAGAATTTTCCGATATCGTTGTCAGCATTTCTAAGATTCGCCATGCCAACATCGCCGAACTTGTTGGTTATTGTGCAGAACAAGGGCACAACATGTTGATTTATGAGTACTTCAGGAATGGCTCGCTTAATGAATTCTTACACATGTCAGATGACTATAGCAATCCCCTTACTTGGAACACAAGAGTAAAGATTGCTATGGGCACTGCGCGTGCTATTGAGTAAGTGAACTATATAGTGCTCTTGAAATTGCTAATACATTATTATTAGCCAATAACAATTTTTTCATTAACTGTTTTCAGGTACCTTCATGAAGTTTGCTCTCCACCTGTAATTCACAAGaacatcaaatcatctaataTTTTTCTCGACCTTGAACTCAATCCTCGTCTCTCTGATTATGGCTTGGCAGCCTTTTATCAGGTATCGCTGCCGCTTTGCATCAATGTGCTTCAGGATTTCCTGTTTACTTTTGAAGATATTACAAGTTTTTGTTCTATTTTTCAGCGCACTAGCCAAAACCTAGGAATGGGATACAATGCACCAGAATGCACGAAGCCATCAGCTTATACAATGAAGAGCGATGTTTACTGCTTTGGGGTGGTGATGTTGGAATTATTGACAGGTTGTAAGCCAGTTGACAGGTGCGTTACGTTGGTATCTCACTCTTTGCTTTCTTCAAACATTTATTGGCAAGCTTGACTAGCAATTCTTATTGTTTTGTTACTTCATATTCTTTAGTTCAAAGCCACCTTCACAGCAGTCCCTTGTTCGATGGGCAACCCCACAGCTCCATGATCTCGACAAATTGTCACAAATGGTCGACCCTGGCCTGCGAGGACTCTACGATCCCAAGTCAGTCTCCCGGTTTGCTGATATCATTGCGCTATGCGTTCAGGTGAGTAACTTTCAATCTTAGCTAGACAACTATCAGATGATCAGATCGAACCAAAAGCTAAGGCAGTCAATATCACCGCAGTGCACCTCTTTTGCAAAAGAGGACACACACACAATGAACTAACATGCTCTAAGTCTCTAGACCGCTCTATAGCTTCAACATGAATTTTTATGTATTTGTCCCGTATTTATAGCATAAAATGTAGTCCCTGGTTTAGGCTTGACAATATTATCAGATTCTAATGTTACTAACCTAGCTATATCATTTGTATCTATTAGCGAGAGCCCGAGTTCCGGCCACCCATCTCAGAAGTTGTACAGCAATTGGTGCGGCTAGTTCAGCGCTCGACGATGGATCTTAGTCTTTCTCATCATTCTAGTAACATGAGCAGCTATAGAGAAGATCTCCAAACTTCTTGTCGGCTAACCGACTTTTGAAGATGCATGACTAGTATGCCTTTACGGTTTGATCATATGTAATGTAAATTAGCTTGAAGTTAATCATAACAGATTGACTAGTCATGTACTTTCCTTCCGATAATCATAACAGATTGACCAGTCATCTCCTAAAGCGGCGGTACGTACCCTTCCACCTCCTCCTCTGATTCTCCACAaaatctccaaatcttcacaaatttcatgcaatCACTCATATCTTTCGATTTAAAGCATTTCCGTACCTATGTGGAGCCTTAGAACTGCCGGAACGTCGCCGGAGGAGCTCAAGATGCCGACGGGGTTAATTTCATGAGGGGTGAGGCCGGTGGCGCTAATCGGCTCCAATTATCTTGCATATGGCTTCAGTGATGAGGATCGACGATGGTGAGCTAGTCCCCGTTCTCTGGTCTCGCCGGCGACGAAGCTTGGACAGCGATTGAATCGCAGGAACCTTGTGTCGTCGCGCGAACTTCACGGCGGTGAGGGGAGGCGTGTCGAGCTCAAGGGCTGCTGCTGAGGACCGTGCGGCGCTTTTGAGGcaggcggtgagggccacggaGGCCGGAATCGTGGAGATCGCCAGAGGCGATTGAGAGGGAGAaagggtcggggagagagggagggagatGGCTGCGGgatgagagagggagagagggtttctagtttccaaaaattcccttttatactttttccaaaatcagaaactaacttccgtcgttaataacttttacatacaacgtccgattagaacgcttGACATATCCACGAAatcatatcgacgagctctacaactttcgtgaaagaagttttcaaaaacgagcgacggagtaaaagtcgactcccgcgtcgtggaaacgtaacgtttttccagtttagatttccgaagacggttccgttttcgatttgacaTCGTCGTGAAGCGAAAGAAAATGCGATTTATTAAATTCTATaagtttattaatttctaagaattcatccaaattgaacccgaaaaatcgggttattacactagGCCACGCAGATTTGAGAGAAAATGTTACTGAAGATTTCACAGTTTCAGGGAAATATTATCACGAGACTTTCGAGTAGCCAGTTTTATGTGTTCATGCTCTTGTTCACGACCCCAGAAGAACTAGCTATCACATGTGATGCATATCATATATGCAACTTCAAGGGCATTATTtgtcatttaattataaatatgtaaTATTTGATATTTCATTGTTAAGGTAATTTTAGTGTATCATTCTATAATTATTTAGGATATTAGTTTCCATTTAAGTTTAGGTCGACTTATTCTCGAAGTATTGTAAACCATATATAATAGGTATTGTAATCGTTGTTAGGTAGCTTATTATTTATGATATAAATTAGTTTATTTGTGGCATGAATTTATCTTGTTATGTGAGTTTGCTGCTCTTTATTTCTGGTGTATATTTGAGGCCCGTGTTCAATACCCTAATCTCATTAACATGCTTGCTTGATTCTTCTTTGATTCCAACGAACACAACAATCTATATGTATATCATCCGTAACCATAAGACAATTTTGTTTAGCCATTTGGTTAATTTCTGTCGTTTTTGTGAAGCCAACCAACTTTGCGTGAATTGCCTCTTGTGTTAACTTCAGGCAACGGACCTAATTAGTAGCTAGGCTTCGGTTTTCGTCTTGACTATCACCGATATTCACCATCGACGGAGGAATGAAGTATACGTAACTTCtctacttcaaactcttattattCTCATCACTATCATTGAGCATTTCTCTCGAAAGATCaacgaaataaaaaataaataatccATCACGGGTGTCATACAAGATCTTTAAACAGTAATTGTGAACAGTATTCATAAATAGTAACCGAGAACATTATTagtgaacagtgttctgtaaACATTAAAACACAAACAgttttttatgaacaacatttagctgtaatgaaaatcgtcacctgatattttacgtatcgttttctaagaattttatcatgctattaggtgaccgacgaaacgagtgagagaatcgatttcggtgtcgtggaagttgcacgcatgaaataaggtgagtaaatatgttttggtttgagttataattattgaatttagtttgagttgttaccatagtcgttgcatcactagtgtataaaaattatttaaaaaaatatgttttgatttaaattcattaacttgatcgtctacggttcatgggtaagtgaaacgttattttaataaatgattttgaaaagattttagtgattatggactatggtgaatgtgagtagatcccactatgacgagtctacccttggcggtaacTCATAGTTAcgttttttgtttgttaaaagatcgaactaggacatgtatatgatatagtggattgtgtatgtgtataaaatggtaaatacgatatatatatatgggttgctatattatatactgtcacgttcttatttccaaataaattatactgtggcaactatatttattttatttgagcaagagtcgctttgttgtagtacaataacatgggtggattgttattgtacgtggttttaacattgagtcttatTAAAACGTTTTTTGTCTTCTGACATgtttttttgtctttggacgtgttaGCAGTATCAAAATCAAGCCTTGGCCAGGTGatagttacgattcagttagatctctagtctgtctgccggcgtactgcatgaggggtaacagatgggttgcatgGGTCTCataagtacccatatttttttgtgACATTGGGTACAGATGTGCTGCCCAATGTATGTcgatgtactgcatgaggggtaacagatgagtacctgagtctcatgagtacccatgttatacatgattttaggtaaccagatgggttgcccagtgcctgtcggtgtactacatgaggagtaacagatgggttgcctgagtctcatgagtacccatgtttttaaatgattttgggtaacagatgggttgcccagtgtcacatgagtacgtttgtctttaaatgttatttgacatatttcttttgtatgcgatgtatgtttactgttggtttactcatacgggctgaaaagcttaccgggtttgtgtttacaatcgcggtgcaccaattcaatggtgtagggaatagttctgcaggtggggattTGCAGATTTAgagggcttactctgaagatttctttcttctgtttgtggtgaggattgagtgaattttacatttccattggttataatactgaaGTATAAACttattatgtattattcaagtcgactgagtcatcctgtggactcagtttcgatacactgtgtaataacccgatttttcggagtgaatattggattgttttaagttcataaattcgtgaaattaattcaagacgacaattggtggttcgcgacatttcgaaacgaaaacggaaacattctcggatcgtttaattagaaaacgtaatgttaccgcaacgtatagatcgacttttattttgtcgcttggttgcgaaaactttcttcacgaaagttgtagagctcgtcgatacgaattcgtgagtatgtgacgcgttctaatcggacaccggacgtggaagttattaatgtcggaagctagtttccgattttggaaacgagtatataaAGAACTTTTtctgtttagggtttccatttgtggaaatccctctctctcctctctctccgcctccctctccctctcacccgagctctcctctctctctcggatCTCACCttcgatctccctcctccgagggAGGTGTTCCTCACCCCCGGTTCCAAGGCGCTCAGCAGCTCGACGCAACGTCCCACCGAGCATGGCACGAGCTCCAGCGTCGCCGGGAAGTATCGTCGAAGCTCACCGAGCCCAGCAACGACGGGCTCCAGCCTCCACCATTCGAGCAGTCCTCCGCCGATGCGagcactcaatcctcaccccTCTCCTCCCTCCGACGCCGCAGGTGAGCGAACACGACGCAACTCGAGCCGAGGCAAGCCTCCTTGAAGGATCGAGCTCCACCGACGATCCATCCCTCACCGACGAGTTCCAACAGCTCCACCGTACGATCTAGGTAAGAATTGAAGTGATTGATGCTTGTGTGTGATTGTGGGATTGAAATTTGTTGGATTTGGGTTGATTTTGCGATATCAGAGGATtgatgaacaccgccgccttaggcggcgtgTGTGGAGGCGTTGAGGTGGCTAGGCACGGTGTGATGCCGTGgaaaggaagaggggaggaaggagaagggttttggggcggcggtggcgtgttacgcgccgtggttagtgtcggcgcgtgtgccccacgcgctgccacagtgagtggcgcggccggccggaggaggcgcgtgtaccccacgcgccgccacgtgcggcggcgcgtgaacagtgtttccgaagggtaattttgtaatttatttttacgtacggtaaatgtaaattttatttacgtacggtaaatataaatgtaaattacttttagtaattgtaaaaattaattttggaagggtaattcagtaattattatttactgagacagtacgtacatttgaatagtatttatacgtacaaaaatacgtaa contains:
- the LOC126798296 gene encoding protein STRUBBELIG-RECEPTOR FAMILY 5, translated to MFHNLLVLWGVLFGFFTVCVYSKTNTQDVTALNVMYNSLTSKSKLSDWKSSGGDPCGDSWKGITCKGSAVTEINLSGLDLSGTMGYQLASLSSVTSFDLSKNKFSGDIPYQLPPNAKYIDLSNNGFTNTVPYSISQMSDLESLNLGNNKLNGQLTDMFNKLTKLKKLDLSHNSLTGNLPQSFAKLSSLRTLYLQNNQFTGTINVLLYTPVDDLNVENNKFTGWVPNDLKSIKIKYGGNNWSSGPSPPSPPGVYHNRGKGSSSSDEGGGKSSVTMGLTIAGIAFAVLFLLGIMIFFFSRKKSSNNSHLLEDEMLDKRKSFSMFSSRDLTKDMHSDYDGLKSADSTAIIDINPVQKSPSSGFKSISGRLQSFARRSTSVKAVSYALADLQIATGNFAPSRLLGQGTLGRVYRAKFESGKILAVKKIDSSLFQGAPPQEFSDIVVSISKIRHANIAELVGYCAEQGHNMLIYEYFRNGSLNEFLHMSDDYSNPLTWNTRVKIAMGTARAIEYLHEVCSPPVIHKNIKSSNIFLDLELNPRLSDYGLAAFYQRTSQNLGMGYNAPECTKPSAYTMKSDVYCFGVVMLELLTGCKPVDSSKPPSQQSLVRWATPQLHDLDKLSQMVDPGLRGLYDPKSVSRFADIIALCVQREPEFRPPISEVVQQLVRLVQRSTMDLSLSHHSSNMSSYREDLQTSCRLTDF